In the Arachis stenosperma cultivar V10309 chromosome 8, arast.V10309.gnm1.PFL2, whole genome shotgun sequence genome, aaaaaaaaaatttttttaataaaaaaaatctttttttattttttaacgtgtttgacaaatttttagtagtaaaagtaaaaatactagtaaaataaaaaaatcttttttgagaagctgtaatttatattttttttaaaagatctttttttcttaaaaaaaagatgtttttcatgtaataaataaataaaaagtacttttatattgttatacccaaacataattaatagataaaaagacctttttacatgatatatccaaacataaaattacttttacttatttataagatcttttaaaaaaagataacttaaaaaaagatattttcttaaaagCTCACCCAAACAAGCCCTAAATCTTGTCTAGGAATATGAATATTTTAAATCTGATcgtaattaataattaaatttagttaCTTTATGATCtacatttaaaaatatattaatagaatttttaaatttttttatatattcgatacattaaaaatataaaaaatatatttttaataaatttaaataaaagatttctttatataatatttttaaagtataTAATTAGAATACATATTAACGTAACGAAACTTAATAGTTTATCTCATTAATAATACTTTATCGTTTCTCTAGTTCCTCGGTACGTGTTGATGGAAATCTAAAAGGGTATTTGAGAAGACCTTGAGTGGGAtgagatttttttaaaacaataaataaCTTCGAAAATCAATTGTGAATTGCCAATTATCATTTCTAACTTTTAAGTTTCTACTCTTTAATTGTAcgtagtaaaaataatttttgcaAATCAAACTACTAAATATAAATTGTTTAATTCATATAAATCATCAGTTAGgacaaaatttattatataaaccAATCAAGGTTAGCTCTAGTCTACTACTTTAATATTTTATCCCTAATGTTTCAAGTTCAAGTCTAGAAAAACATTAGAGTTAatagtttattatttttagttattaaccCAAATTCTTTagtctaataatttaataatatatttttacaattaaaattacATGATAATTAAggatatttaaaaaattagtttatgTATCTTAAAGATGTGaacttttttcaaataaattaattttaaaataaaattaagcttttgttttttcttaataaaataaaatgatataCTATTGATTTACTAGATTGAGATCAATAAAATGATATGCGTTGATTTATTGTCAAAATTCAGTGGTATAATACTACTAAAAACACTTAATTAAAGACTAAtcgaattaaatttttttttttttgaccaAATATGAATTGGTGCAATAAAACACAAGTTTAAAAATGTTTGAATTTTTGGGTAACAACCAGACTATCTTTTTACTATAAAGATAAGAATCATCAATAGACTATAAAATCAAAACAATATCTcaattgaaaaacaaaagaaatttaTCAACTATGTGTAATAATgagtttttcattttgtttcgaGAAAAACTacgaaaatatataaaaaaaagactCATTTTTATTGAGAATGCATTGATGAAGATCAGGTAGAACTGTCACGACAATGACGACGCTGTTGTGGTGTTGTAGATGACAATGGGAAGCTGTTGAGGACGACGGTGaaatggaagaagagaagagacaTGTGTTTTCAAGAgacaaacaacaacaataacaaagcTTTgtccactaagtggggtcggctacatgaatcaaacgatgccattgtgctctgtcatgtatcatatctacagagagaccgtttacatgtagatctcgtttgaccacctcatggatggtcttcttaggtcttcctctgcctttcgccctttgtccatcttccatctcatccaccctcctgactgggtgttctatcggtcttcttctcacatgtccaaaccacctgagacgcgattcaaccatcttttccacaatgggtgctactccaactctctcccttatatcttcattccttattttatccaatcgcgtatgaccactcatccatctcaacatcttcatctctgccacactcaacttatgttcgtgctcccctttagtcgcccaacactccgtgccatacagcatagccggtcttatagcggtgcgatagaatttacctttaagttttaaaggcacttttttgtcgcatataaaaccagatgcactccgccattttgaccaacctgcttggatcctatgatttacatcctgttcaatctctccattatcctgtatgatgcacccaagatacttaaaacttttaacttttcttaagatgttttctccaatcttcacctctatattggggttttcccttctcagactgaactgacattccatatattccgtcttgctacggcttatgcgcagaccatacacttctaaagcttctctccataactccaactttttatttaggtcttcccttgactctcccataaggacgatatcatcggcaaaaagcatgcaccatggtacaggctcttggatgtgctctgtgagtacttccaagactaatgtgaaaaggtatggacttaaggatgatccctggtgtaatcctataccaatagggaattcctccgtcacaccaccttgagtcttcacactagttgtggccccatcatacatgtctttaattgcccgaatatatgcgatccttactctcctcttttctaaaaccttccataagacctcccttggtaccctatcatacgctttttccaaatcaataaacaccatatgtagatcccttttattactacgatatgTGTTTTCAAGAGAgagtgaattaaaaattttgcttTTTGCAACTCAAAAAATAACTTTGTATTTTTATCATTGTTTACACTCTTCCACCAATTTTTTTCGtaaatttaaagagaaaaaatttaGATAGATTTCACATacactcttttattttctacttaATTTCGTTTCTaatccaaacaaaaaaaaaagtaatttctTCTTGCTGATTATGTTTTGGACTATTTGTTAATTTGTTGTTGTGGCTATGTTGCGGAATAAATTTGTTTTAGTATTATAAGTACAACACTTTTGTctttatgaatttaaaaattatagatttattaaaatatttataaaattaaatttatttttttaaatatttaatgatttaataattttttttaaaatagaaaaataaatatagagaGCTTAGTCCCCCATTAAAGAGGACAAGTTGAAGATTCAGGATCGCCTCATCATCAGATGGGACAAAACTGACTGCCACTCATATGTACCACAGACTTTCTCCTAAACTAACTTTTTACTAGTCCTAAAAAAGAAGGGTAAAGCTTCAATATATTTGTTTTGTTCTGCTTAAACTTCTCCTTTGTAGGTTGTTTCTTTTAGTAGCAATGACCCTAAACTTCTGTGGCTAATTTTTTCGGATATGATGCACGGTGTGGTGTAACGCCCGTTTATGGAGGTTAGTGGTGTTTAACAAGTCTGTGACGGCGGTCAGCTGATGGAgagaaatcggacggtccgatttcttGTAAGGGGGAGGgtcacaaatcggaccgtccgatttgtggcCACTGATGGTGCATGCATGGAAGTAGGACCATACGATTTGTAGCATGCGGATGAGTGTTGATTTTTTTTGCCCAAGGAAATCGGACCAACCGATTTGAGGGcctattttcaaaattttttatcacCAAATCGGACCTACCGATTTTGGGTAAGGAAAATATTTTGGGCGGGCTTTCTGgtaatcggaccgtccgattttttTGTTCTTAAAAATTCGAATGGGCATACATCCGGTCGGATGGTCCGATTTGGGTGTGGTTATATATATAGATGCACCCACCGAATTTAAGCAgttcatttcattcttcttctttttcgttgcTACAACTCTCTACATCTCCTCTTTGCAGATCTTTTCTTCTCTATTTGTAGATCTCTTCTTCTCTGTTATCATGGATGATAGAGTAAGGTTAAAAGTATATTATGATGGCTATATTTTATTACAAACATCAGAAGGAGTGAAATTTGTGTGTGATAATCCGTTAGATATTGTTATTCCATTCACACTGTCATTTGAAGAATTAAAAGGGATCATATGTGAGAAGATGGATTTTGAAATATCTAGGAGAGTGTCGTGTATTCTGTACAGATATCCTATATCTGTCTTTGGTGGGTTCGTGCAATTTCAAACGAAATACGTGGCCGACGAGGCGAGCATGCAAGAAATGTTTTCAGTATATCTTGAAAGTCGGTCGCGAATGACGTTTATCGAATTGTATATCGAGTTCGAGCAATCTGCAGCGGACCGAgatattgaattggaagattACAACAGCGGACCGAGATAACTACTCAGTGTCGGTCCCGTAACTGGCAAACCATTCGTCGGAAGACCATAAATTAACACCACATCCTCCAGTGTCACAGCACACTCACCAACCGGAAAATGGAAGCTGTGAGTCTCGGGGTGCCATCTCTCAATCAGAGCATTAACCAATGCCGCCTGACATTGGACAACTCCAATCTGTGAAACATAATAAAAGCCGGTGTCCCGTAAAAACCCCTCCGCTATTGGATTGTACCGATCCGGCGGCATGTAGTGGTCACATTGCAACATTCTAGATCCCtaaacaaaaacaataatattaataaattaacaaattaaacttaaaaaaatcgAATTTTCATTATCAAATAATCAGCCACACATAAGAatcaataaatatattaataacaacAATACAATACAATACTTTATACAAATAACTATTATATTATCTACTAATACTCAAATAACTAACTACTCTATTTTATTCTATTCTAAGAGCAAGCAAGCAAACATACAATAATAAATCAATCAATAACCcttcattaattatttatattaaacttataacataaataattaatttaacaatttttaattcataatatTTATTTACGAACGACTACTACTAATACAATATTAAGTaactacaaaaaaattatttattactaACAATTAAAACTACTTAACTTATTTATATTCACACGTACAGCACATTAGCACTACATATAATGTATTCTATTCTACTGATAGTTAAATTAAACGCTACTAGCagtaataattattattattacaataagcgttataataattaatattaatattacttattctatttatttatcatacatccaaaattttataataaccgtattattattaacaatattattattgtaattattctattaataacaataattaatttattattataatgtAATATCTGAACAATAATACCCAATAAtctctaatattattttaattgaacTCAAATACCTAAATATTATTACTCCACTAATTCCTAACATTATCATTACAATAAACTATTACTAATCTCTaacattataattattattttaattaaaataaaaaattttggattaaaaacTTACATAATTAGGATGATCAAGATAATTAGCAATATGAAGTTCTGGACGATTCACatcttttacttttcttcttttaggCATACTTTATGTGTGGTCCAATTTTTTTCAGCTCAAACCTTCAACAATGGAGTGTTTACCGTGGCTTGGGGGTGGGGTATATGGGAGAAGAGAATTGGAACGAAGTGAAAGTGAAATgggaaagggaaagggaaagtgAAACTGGCTTAAGGGAGCTCGGATGGTTGGGATTTGATCATCTTCGATGGACCAACGTGCATGCGCGACACGTGGCTGGGGGggcaaatcggacggtccgatttgcgTACCTTCCCAGCCTAAAATCGGACCATCCGATTACAGCTCCTCAAAACGGACTGTCCGATTTCATCGATCCTGGCcgtcacactttggtcatgcaCCATGAAACCCCATATCGTTGTAatacaccacttctcccccaatattaaaaataaaaaaacgaacTTCTGTTCTATGAGAATTAGATGgattataaatttataactcTTTGTCAGTGTTGTTAGAACCGGACCGACCCGTCCGGTCGGATCAGAAAATCAACGAACCAGTCACAAGGTCGGTCTAGTTGATATGGCTTAGTTGGACCGTCCGATTTTGACGGAGAACCGACGGGTTTGAAACCCGGAccgttttttcaaaaaaaaaaaaaaggaaagaagccCTATCCAAAAGTGCTCTTCCTCCACTCAAAAAACCATCCGCTGACCGCCACCGCACGGCTGCTGCCACGTCGCCGGCTCCTTTGCCTCGGCTCTCCGGCTCCTGTGCATCACCTTCACTGCGTCTTCGCCTCTGCCTCTCCGTCTGCGTCGCCGTCGTGCTTGGTCTCCCTCTTCTCTGCTCGTTATCTCGTGTGCGTCTCTCGTCGTCGTCAGTCTCCGCACGGTCGCCGGCTCTCGTCTTGTTGCTGCTGCTGCCTCCCCTATACAGTCTCTGCTTCGCCGTGCTTGGTCTCCCTCTTCTCTGCCTGCGTTCTGCCTTCACATCACATCATCAGGTaagctttttaattttttttgttattcgGTTACTGGATTATAATCTGTTTAACGGATTAATTGATTAACTGATCAGTTGATTCTTGATTGTTGTTGATTATAATTTGTTGATTCTTGGCAGATTATTCAAGTTTTGTTGATACATTGGAATATATGTAGTGTAATATATGTAGGTTTAGCGGCTGTttgatgcttttttttttttttttttgctgatgattggtgtttagggttgatttgTTGCTGTTTTTATATTAGTATGGTGAATTGAGATACTGTTTTTATATGGTTGGTGTTGTTTTTTATATTGTTCTGTGAATTTATATTGTTGGATAGTGGATAGGTTCTGTGAATTTGAGTTACTGCTTTGCTTATATTGTTTTGGATAGTGGATAGGTTCTGGAAATGTATATTGTTATGCTCATGTTTATTTTGttgcataatttttatttttttggttttgtttgcAAGGGTTTAAACTAGGAGTATTTGGCACTTGTCAATTCTAAGCTTTATGTTTAAAAGTTCAAACCTTAGATACTATAATAAGTTAGAAAACACAATCGTGTCACTAAGAATTTCCGTGAGTATATCATTGCAGCATCTCTGAGGGAATCTCAATTGAAGGACTCAGTCCCAACTAAGAACAGTAATCTTCACTCTCATAACACATTAATCCCCTAATTGTTTCTTCTTTTAAGCAAGTGTAGAAATCAATCAATGTAATTACAAAAAAAGAGTAATGCACAAACAACTAGAAGATGGATCAGACGATGTCGTCCAAGCTGACGAAAGTTGTTCTGAGCAACACCAACAACCCCAAGCTAGCATGGCATCTCTTGAAGCGCATCCTCTCATCCTCCACCTCTTCTTCCTTACCCACCCACGATCTCCTTCGTTCCACACGCACCACCATGCGTGTCCTCATCGCCGCCAACATGCACCACCAGATTGATGACCTCTGTCAATTCGTCCTAGCCACGCAGCCTCCCCACATAGCCCACCCTTCCCTCCTCTCCCTCGTCCGGGCTTTGGCCCATTCCTCATCCCACCTACACCATGCCTTCTCCCACTTCAAGTCCCTCAGGGCCCATTTTccctctcctcctcctccactCTCCCTCTACAACCTCCTCCTCCATGCCTCCCTCAACCAACACCGCTCCGATTTCGCCACGTGGCTATACACCGACATGATCACTGCAGGGGTAAGGCCGCAAACTTACACCTTCAACCTCATGATGCAGTCGTTGTGTGATTCTGGTGCTTTGGACCATGCACGGAACCTGTTCGATAAAATGTCTTACAAAGGGTGCTACCCAAATGAGTTCACTCTTGGCATTTTAGTTCGTGGGTTTTGTAGGGCCGGTCTCACGAGCCAAGCATTGGATATACTTGACAAGTCATCGGGTCTTGTTGCCAATAGGGTTGTGTACAATACTCTCATTTCAAGCTTCTGTAAGGAGGATTTGACCGGTGAAGCTGAGAAGTTGGTTGAGAGAATGAGGGAACAGGGTATGTTACCAGATGTTGTCACCTTTAATTCTAGGATTTCGGCGCTTTGTAGGGCCGGGAAGGTTTTAGAGGCGTCAAGGATTTTCAGGGATATGCAGTTGGATCAGGAGTTGGGACTTCCTAAACCTAATAGAGTTACTTATAACTTGATGCTAAAAGGGTTCTGCAAGATAGGGATGCTGGTGGAAGCAAAGGCTTTGGTCGACTCCATGAAAAAGGATGGCAATTTCACCACTTTGGAAAGTTATAATATATGGTTGTTAGGGTTGCTTAGGAATGGGAAACTGTTGGAGGCTCAGTTGGTTCTTGATGAAATGGTTGCGGAAGGCATTGAGCCGAATTCTTACTCCTATAACATTATGATGGATGGGCTATGTAGGAAACATATGCTGTTGGATGCCAGAAGGTTAATGGATTTGATGATAAGCAATGGTGTTTATCCAGACACAGTTACTTATAGTACTCTCCTCCATGGATATTGTAGCAAAGGAAAGGTATTTGAAGCAAAGGGTATTCTTCATGAAATGATAAGGAATGGTTGTTATCCAAATACTTATACCTGTAACACATTGCTGCATAGCCTGtggaaagagggaagaacactAGAAGCAGAGGAAATGCTGCAAATGATGAACGAGAAATGCTATCAGTTAGATACTGTGACCTGCAATATCATGATCAATGGTCTCtgtagaaatggaaaattggaGGAAGCAATTCAAATGCTAGGTGAGATGTGGACTGATGGACCAACATCCCTCAGTAAGGGAAACTCATTTGCTGGCCTAGCTAATTCAATCAACAATTTGTCAAAGTGCACACCTGATGTAGTCACATATACAATCATAGTTAATGCACTTTGCAAGGTTGGTAGGGTAGAAGAAgcaaaaaagaaatttattgaGATGATGGCAAAAAACTTGCGCCCTGATTCTGCAATATATGATACATTCATATTAAGTTTTTGTAAGCAAGGAAAGATATCATCAGCGTTTCGTGTCTTGAAGGATATGGAGAGAAATGGATGCAGCAGGACTCTTCAAACTTATAATTCGTTGATCCTGGGTCTAGGAGGTAAAAGGCAAATATTTGAAATATATGGATTGATGGATGAAATGAGAGAAAAAGGGATATCTCCAGATATTTACACTTACAATAACATAATCACTGCGCTTTGTGAAGGAGGAAAAACAAATGATGCTACTTCTCTTTTGCATGAAATGTTGGATAAGGGCATATCTCCCAAAGTATCTACCTTCAAGATATTGATTAAAGCCTTTTGCAAGTCTAGTGATTTTAAACTAGCATTTGAGCTATTTGAGGTAGCTTTGAGTATATGTGGCCACAAAGGAGTATTGTACAGTTTAATGTGCAATGAGTTTCTTGCTGGAGGACAACTCTCTGAAGCGAAGGATCTATTTGAAGCTTCATTGGATAGATTTTTCGCATTGAAGGATTTCATGTATAAAGATTTAATTGATAAACTTTGCCAAAGTGAAAGATTAGATGATGCTGATTACCTTCTCCATAAATTAATTGACAAGGGATATGGATTTGACCATTCATCGTTCATGCCGGTAATTGATGGATTTAGTAAGAGCGGAAACAAACACCGAGCAGATGAATTAGCAAAGAGGATGATGGAATTTGCTTCAGAAGATAGACCTGCTGACAGAACCTATCAAAATGGCAAGAGGATCTTTCCTAGAAAAGTTGAAAATGATGGTGGAAGTGATTGGCAGGATATAATCCACAGGTAAGGGTATTTTTTGTGCATTTTTGGGTTCTT is a window encoding:
- the LOC130945584 gene encoding pentatricopeptide repeat-containing protein At2g17140; amino-acid sequence: MDQTMSSKLTKVVLSNTNNPKLAWHLLKRILSSSTSSSLPTHDLLRSTRTTMRVLIAANMHHQIDDLCQFVLATQPPHIAHPSLLSLVRALAHSSSHLHHAFSHFKSLRAHFPSPPPPLSLYNLLLHASLNQHRSDFATWLYTDMITAGVRPQTYTFNLMMQSLCDSGALDHARNLFDKMSYKGCYPNEFTLGILVRGFCRAGLTSQALDILDKSSGLVANRVVYNTLISSFCKEDLTGEAEKLVERMREQGMLPDVVTFNSRISALCRAGKVLEASRIFRDMQLDQELGLPKPNRVTYNLMLKGFCKIGMLVEAKALVDSMKKDGNFTTLESYNIWLLGLLRNGKLLEAQLVLDEMVAEGIEPNSYSYNIMMDGLCRKHMLLDARRLMDLMISNGVYPDTVTYSTLLHGYCSKGKVFEAKGILHEMIRNGCYPNTYTCNTLLHSLWKEGRTLEAEEMLQMMNEKCYQLDTVTCNIMINGLCRNGKLEEAIQMLGEMWTDGPTSLSKGNSFAGLANSINNLSKCTPDVVTYTIIVNALCKVGRVEEAKKKFIEMMAKNLRPDSAIYDTFILSFCKQGKISSAFRVLKDMERNGCSRTLQTYNSLILGLGGKRQIFEIYGLMDEMREKGISPDIYTYNNIITALCEGGKTNDATSLLHEMLDKGISPKVSTFKILIKAFCKSSDFKLAFELFEVALSICGHKGVLYSLMCNEFLAGGQLSEAKDLFEASLDRFFALKDFMYKDLIDKLCQSERLDDADYLLHKLIDKGYGFDHSSFMPVIDGFSKSGNKHRADELAKRMMEFASEDRPADRTYQNGKRIFPRKVENDGGSDWQDIIHRDGGSGIALKTLKRVQKGWGQGSISSLRPPQDDFLDYYDGIG